CATATGATAGCGCTGTTCGATGTCGAGCGGCGTCAGGAGTTCCGCGTGCCGCACGCTTTTGCCAATGCCCGGCGCAAAGCGTTCCAGCTGCGCCATGATCGCCTGCAGGAACAGCGACTTGCCAACATCCCAACCTTGCTTCAGTGCATAGGGCGCGAATTGAACAACGGCCGACAGCATACACGCCCCCGCCGGAGCCAGTGACGGATCCGAAAGGCTGGGCAAGGTGATCTCCATCACCGGCTCCGATGAGAACTCGCCATATTTCGAAGGATTGAAGGCCAGTTCGACATGGTCGGTCGACGGCGCGATCACCAGCCTGCCCCGATGGTCATCGGGACTGACCCCGGTGAAGCGCGGCGGTTCGTCGAGCGCGAGATGCAGTTTGGCAGCGAAGCCGTGCATGCGGATGTTCTTGACCTTGCGCACCAGGCCGGTGTCGAGTTGGCGTGGACCGACGAGTTCCATGAAGAGCGCAGCCGGGTTGACCGCGGCCAGGACGATCGGCGCGCTGATCCGCTCGCCATCTTCCAGCAAGATGCCGACCACATGGCCTTTTTCGATCTGTATTTTGGCGACCTTGGCCTTGCTGCGCAGCCGAACCCCGGCCCTTTCCGCGCTCGTCGTGATGGCGGCGATGATTTCGCCAAGCCCACCCTTGGGGATGAGCTGCGCGCCCGCCTGTCCACCGACCTCGCCCGCCAGACGGTAATAGAGCCCGAGCAGCGAGGTGGGCGAGCGCGGACCGAGATGGCTGCCGAGCACGGCATCGAACGCGAGGAGCCCCTTCAGCCTGTCGTCGCCGAGATGTTCGTCGGCGACATCGGCCACATTCATCAACAGCATGCGCAGGAAATCACGCATGTCCTCCTTGCCAAGCCGACGCAAAGAGAGGGCAGTCATGCCAAGTGCGGAGCTTTCGGCGAAGGACATGCCGGAGAGATCGGGCGGCCGCCGCGCCAGCATCGGCTTGAGAATTCCCGCATAGCGAATGAGCTGCGCACGCAGGTCGAGCCAGGCTCGTTCCTCCTGGACCTGAACGCCGGTCAGGCGTTCGCCATAAGCGCCATGCAATACCAGCGCTTCGCCATCCTGCGCCAGCACGACGGTCGGGACCGGCTGGACCCGATCGAGCGCCAGGCCATGTTTCTCAAGCTCCAGTGTTTTTATGACATCGGGATGCAGGCGATTGAGAACATGCGCGACGGAAGTCCGGAAACCGGGGGCAAAGCTCTCGGTACGCGCAGCGCCACCAAACGCATCGCCGGCCTCCAGCACGGTTACCTTGCGGCCGGCCTTGGCAAGTACTGTTGCCGCAACCAGGCCGTTGTGGCCGCCGCCGACGACGATCGCATCAAATGACATCGTGGGCTCCGCTCACATGATTGGCGCTGCGCTTGAGATCGCGCAGAATTTCACAGGCGGCATTGCGACCGGGTGCGCCCATGACACCGCCGCCCGGATGCGTGGACGAACCGCACAGATAGAGGCCGTCGACCGGTGACCGGTATTGGGCATAGCCCGGCACCGGGCGATTGAACAAAAGCTGGTCGAAGGTGAGTTCGCCCTGGAAGATGTTGCCTTCGGTGAGGCCGGTTTCGGCCTCGATCTCGCGTGGCGTGCGGACCTCCATATGGACGATCCGGTCCCTGAAACCCGGCGAATACTCGGCGATCTGGGCGATGACGCTTTCGGCGAAGCCGTCGCGGTCGGCATCGGTCCATTCGCGCCCTTGCACCTTTGGCGGCGCGTATTGCACGAAACAACTCATGAAATGTTTGCCAGGGGCGGCCATGGTCGAATCGAGCGTGGTCGGGATAACCATGTCGAGGAAGGGGTCGGCGGACCAGCGACCTGCCTTCCAGTCGTCATAGGCGCGCTCCATGCGCTCGACCGAATCCGTGAAATGCATGTCGCCGCGATAGCAGGGCGAATCCTCGGGCAATGCCGGGAAGACCGGCATGGAATCGAGCGCGATGTTCACCTTGCCGGACGAACCGCGGATCTTGAAGTTCTTGACCCGTCGAAGGAATATGTCGGGCAGTTCCTTGGCCTCGACCAGTCCGAGGAACGTGCGCTTGACGTCGGCATTGGACGCGACAAGCTTGCCGAGAACCTCCTCGCCGTCGGCTAGGACCACGCCGCGCGCGCGGCCGTTGCGGACCAGCACCTGCTCGACCTCAGCGCCGGTGCGGATGGTGCCGCCAGCAGCCTGGAAGGAGGCCGCCAGCGCCTGGGTGACGGCACCCATGCCACCGCGCGCATAACCCCAGGCACCGACCGAGCCGTCGACCTCGACCATATAGTGGTGGAGCAAAACATAGGCCGTGCCGGGCGACATTGGCCCAAGTGCCGTGCCGATAATGCCCGACAGAGCGAAGTTCGCCTTGATGACATCGGTCTCGAAATATTCGTCAAGGAAGTCCGAAATCGACATCGTCCAGAAGCGCAATGTCAGCGCCATCTCCTCGGCGGTCAAACCGGCGAACTTCTTTCCCAGATAGAGCAGCTCGCCGATGTCGCGCGGCTTGAAGCTCGTCGGATCGGGGGCGGTCCGCATCAGCAGCGGCTGGATGAAGCGGCACTGACGGGTGACGTCGCGCGAATAGCGCCCATATGCTTCGGCGTCGCGCGGCGAGAACCGCGCGAATTCGCGGCGATGCGCATCGTGGTCGCGATAATTGGCGAGATAGTCGCCGTCGCGAGTGAACACGGCCCCGCCCTCATAGGGTATGACCTGCAATCCGAAGCGCGGCAGCTCCAGGTCGCGCATGATCTCTGGCCGGAACAGCGAGCAGACATAGGAGCAGTTGGAGTAGATGAAGCCCGGCGTCAGCGAGCGGCTCGTGGCGGCTCCGCCAACCCAATCCTTCTGCTCCAGAACCACGACATCCAGGCCGGCGCGCTGCAGATAGCAGGCATTGACGAGACCGTTGTGGCCACCGCCGATGATGATCGCATCCCAATTTTTCATGATTGCCGCGTCTCTCCCTCGAACCAAATCTGCCACGAGTTAAGGAGCGCGTCCACAGAAATTGAATGAACGTTCAATCAGATTATGCGATACGAGCAATCGTTGAGGCTGGTGTTTCGCCTAGACGATGGCCATTGCCCGCTTGTGGTCGGCAACCTCGGAAAGCAGCCAATCCTGAAACAGGCCGGTGCCCGGCTTGTTGCCGACACTGCGGCGCTGCTGCAGATAATAGCCGGCCGGATAGGTGTGGCGGGCCTCCAGCGGAGCGACAAGCCTGCCCTGGCGCAAAAGGTCCTGCGCCATGATCGTGTCGGCAAGCGCGATGCCGGCACCGTTCATCGCCTCTCGCATGATCAAGGTGCAATCATGCAGAACCGCACCCGAATGCGGCATGCCATCCTGAATACCCTCCTGCTCCAGCCACTGCTTCCACCTCGTGGTCTCGCATTCGTGGATCAGGTGATGGTTGAGCAGGTCTGCGGGCGAGTTGAGCGGTACGGGACCATCGAGCAGCGAAGGCGCGCAGACCGGCGTCAGCAGGAGCGGGATCATCAATGTGAGCGCCGGACCGGCCTTGTAGACAAACTCGTCGACGATAGCCAAATCGAAGTTGGTCCGCTTGCCGGAAGTCGAAATCTCCAGATCCACCGACGGATGCTCGCGACGGAAACTCGGCAGCCGGTCCGCCAGCCAGAGGTTCAGAAAAGTCGGTTCGCACAGCAGCCTGACACGCTGGAGCTTGCTGCGACGCGGCCCATCGTAAAGGCTGACATCGTCGGTTGCGCGCCAGATGGCGTCGAAAGCTTCGGAGAGGCTGCGCGCGTAATAGGACCCCCGCTGCGTCACCGTTACCTGGCGAAATCCGCGTTCGAACAATTCCTGGCCGAGGTTCCGTTCGAGCGCACGGATGTGACG
The genomic region above belongs to Mesorhizobium terrae and contains:
- a CDS encoding phytoene desaturase family protein; its protein translation is MSFDAIVVGGGHNGLVAATVLAKAGRKVTVLEAGDAFGGAARTESFAPGFRTSVAHVLNRLHPDVIKTLELEKHGLALDRVQPVPTVVLAQDGEALVLHGAYGERLTGVQVQEERAWLDLRAQLIRYAGILKPMLARRPPDLSGMSFAESSALGMTALSLRRLGKEDMRDFLRMLLMNVADVADEHLGDDRLKGLLAFDAVLGSHLGPRSPTSLLGLYYRLAGEVGGQAGAQLIPKGGLGEIIAAITTSAERAGVRLRSKAKVAKIQIEKGHVVGILLEDGERISAPIVLAAVNPAALFMELVGPRQLDTGLVRKVKNIRMHGFAAKLHLALDEPPRFTGVSPDDHRGRLVIAPSTDHVELAFNPSKYGEFSSEPVMEITLPSLSDPSLAPAGACMLSAVVQFAPYALKQGWDVGKSLFLQAIMAQLERFAPGIGKSVRHAELLTPLDIEQRYHMPGGHWHHGELQADQMLMSRPIAGCAGYNTPIDGLFLAGSGSHPGGGVSGVPGLNAARRVLARG
- a CDS encoding phytoene desaturase family protein, which translates into the protein MKNWDAIIIGGGHNGLVNACYLQRAGLDVVVLEQKDWVGGAATSRSLTPGFIYSNCSYVCSLFRPEIMRDLELPRFGLQVIPYEGGAVFTRDGDYLANYRDHDAHRREFARFSPRDAEAYGRYSRDVTRQCRFIQPLLMRTAPDPTSFKPRDIGELLYLGKKFAGLTAEEMALTLRFWTMSISDFLDEYFETDVIKANFALSGIIGTALGPMSPGTAYVLLHHYMVEVDGSVGAWGYARGGMGAVTQALAASFQAAGGTIRTGAEVEQVLVRNGRARGVVLADGEEVLGKLVASNADVKRTFLGLVEAKELPDIFLRRVKNFKIRGSSGKVNIALDSMPVFPALPEDSPCYRGDMHFTDSVERMERAYDDWKAGRWSADPFLDMVIPTTLDSTMAAPGKHFMSCFVQYAPPKVQGREWTDADRDGFAESVIAQIAEYSPGFRDRIVHMEVRTPREIEAETGLTEGNIFQGELTFDQLLFNRPVPGYAQYRSPVDGLYLCGSSTHPGGGVMGAPGRNAACEILRDLKRSANHVSGAHDVI
- a CDS encoding LysR family transcriptional regulator, giving the protein MALPSLNGMRAFEAAARLGSIKDAAEELHLTPSAVSRHIRALERNLGQELFERGFRQVTVTQRGSYYARSLSEAFDAIWRATDDVSLYDGPRRSKLQRVRLLCEPTFLNLWLADRLPSFRREHPSVDLEISTSGKRTNFDLAIVDEFVYKAGPALTLMIPLLLTPVCAPSLLDGPVPLNSPADLLNHHLIHECETTRWKQWLEQEGIQDGMPHSGAVLHDCTLIMREAMNGAGIALADTIMAQDLLRQGRLVAPLEARHTYPAGYYLQQRRSVGNKPGTGLFQDWLLSEVADHKRAMAIV